From the Salmo trutta chromosome 30, fSalTru1.1, whole genome shotgun sequence genome, one window contains:
- the LOC115168921 gene encoding beta-citrylglutamate synthase B isoform X1, protein MCSRVWFVTDRRIHQEYPQVQILRALKQRCSEEDVEFRSLLMDQIVLTISEGQLGLRVEQEVVTSYPQVAVVRVPTPWVQSDSDITVLRHLEKMGCRLVNRPQAILNCVNKFWTFQELAGHGVPLPDTFSYGGHENFRKMIDEAEPLGYPVVVKNARGHRGKAVFLARDKHHLADLSHLIRHDAPYLFQEYVKESHGRDVRVVLVGGRVIGSMLRCSTDGRMQSNCSLGGVGMMCPLSEQGKQLAVQVSNILGMDVCGIDLLQLNDGSFVVCEANANVGFIAFDQACGMDVAGIVADYALSLLPSRLTRKMSLLSVVSSASETSSEPEVCPAPSNLLPEAVCNMSVGSTSSESDPELADTTPQPTSHQVGPSQVLPNLPDPAYNFNTLLANEIKLLTE, encoded by the exons ATGTGTTCTCGAGTTTGGTTTGTGACCGACCGGCGTATCCACCAGGAGTATCCGCAAGTTCAGATCCTTCGGGCTCTGAAACAGCGATGCTCCGAGGAGGATGTTGAATTCCGCTCTCTTCTCATGGACCAAATCGTGCTCACCATCAGCGAGGGACAATTAG GTCTGCGGGTCGAGCAGGAGGTGGTGACGTCCTACCCTCAGGTGGCGGTGGTGCGAGTCCCCACCCCCTGGGTGCAGTCGGACAGCGACATCACGGTGCTACGCCACCTGGAAAAGATGGGCTGCCGGCTGGTCAACCGGCCCCAGGCCATCCTCAACTGCGTCAACAAGTTCTGGACCTTCCAGGAGCTGGCCGGCCATGGGGTCCCACTCCCTGACACCTTCTCCTACG GAGGACACGAGAACTTCCGCAAGATGATTGATGAAGCAGAACCGCTGGGCTATCCTGTGGTGGTGAAGAACGCACGTGGTCACAGAG GAAAGGCGGTGTTCCTGGCCAGGGACAAGCACCACCTGGCCGACCTGAGCCACCTGATTCGCCACGACGCTCCCTACCTCTTCCAGGAGTATGTGAAGGAGTCCCACGGCCGAGACGTCCGGGTGGTGCTGGTGGGCGGCCGCGTCATCGGCTCCATGCTGCGCTGCTCAACCGATGGACGCATGCAAAGCAACTGCTCCCTGG GCGGCGTAGGGATGATGTGCCCGCTGAGTGAGCAGGGCAAGCAGCTGGCGGTGCAGGTGTCCAACATCCTTGGCATGGACGTGTGCGGCATTGACCTGCTGCAGCTCAACGATGGCTCGTTTGTGGTGTGCGAGGCCAACGCCAATGTGGGCTTCATTGCCTTCGATCAGGCGTGTGGCATGGACGTGGCGGGCATCGTGGCTGACTACGCCCTCTCGCTGCTGCCTAGCCGCCTGACACGCAAGATGTCGCTGCTCTCGGTGGTGTCCAGTGCCAGCGAGACTAGCAGCGAGCCTGAGGTGTGCCCGGCGCCCAGCAACTTACTGCCCGAGGCCGTGTGCAACATGAGCGTGGGGTCCACTTCTAGTGAGAGCGACCCCGAGCTGGCTGATACCACCCCGCAGCCCACGAGCCACCAAGTTGGCCCTAGCCAGGTTCTGCCCAACCTCCCTGACCCGGCCTACAACTTCAACACCCTCCTCGCCAACGAGATCAAACTATTGACTGAGTGA
- the LOC115168921 gene encoding beta-citrylglutamate synthase B isoform X2, which yields MRRRKHCDNIGYIQSHTQLHDTKSGGLRVEQEVVTSYPQVAVVRVPTPWVQSDSDITVLRHLEKMGCRLVNRPQAILNCVNKFWTFQELAGHGVPLPDTFSYGGHENFRKMIDEAEPLGYPVVVKNARGHRGKAVFLARDKHHLADLSHLIRHDAPYLFQEYVKESHGRDVRVVLVGGRVIGSMLRCSTDGRMQSNCSLGGVGMMCPLSEQGKQLAVQVSNILGMDVCGIDLLQLNDGSFVVCEANANVGFIAFDQACGMDVAGIVADYALSLLPSRLTRKMSLLSVVSSASETSSEPEVCPAPSNLLPEAVCNMSVGSTSSESDPELADTTPQPTSHQVGPSQVLPNLPDPAYNFNTLLANEIKLLTE from the exons ATGCGTAGGCGTAAACACTGCGATAATATTGGCTATATACAAAGCCATACTCAACTCCACGATACCAAATCCGGAG GTCTGCGGGTCGAGCAGGAGGTGGTGACGTCCTACCCTCAGGTGGCGGTGGTGCGAGTCCCCACCCCCTGGGTGCAGTCGGACAGCGACATCACGGTGCTACGCCACCTGGAAAAGATGGGCTGCCGGCTGGTCAACCGGCCCCAGGCCATCCTCAACTGCGTCAACAAGTTCTGGACCTTCCAGGAGCTGGCCGGCCATGGGGTCCCACTCCCTGACACCTTCTCCTACG GAGGACACGAGAACTTCCGCAAGATGATTGATGAAGCAGAACCGCTGGGCTATCCTGTGGTGGTGAAGAACGCACGTGGTCACAGAG GAAAGGCGGTGTTCCTGGCCAGGGACAAGCACCACCTGGCCGACCTGAGCCACCTGATTCGCCACGACGCTCCCTACCTCTTCCAGGAGTATGTGAAGGAGTCCCACGGCCGAGACGTCCGGGTGGTGCTGGTGGGCGGCCGCGTCATCGGCTCCATGCTGCGCTGCTCAACCGATGGACGCATGCAAAGCAACTGCTCCCTGG GCGGCGTAGGGATGATGTGCCCGCTGAGTGAGCAGGGCAAGCAGCTGGCGGTGCAGGTGTCCAACATCCTTGGCATGGACGTGTGCGGCATTGACCTGCTGCAGCTCAACGATGGCTCGTTTGTGGTGTGCGAGGCCAACGCCAATGTGGGCTTCATTGCCTTCGATCAGGCGTGTGGCATGGACGTGGCGGGCATCGTGGCTGACTACGCCCTCTCGCTGCTGCCTAGCCGCCTGACACGCAAGATGTCGCTGCTCTCGGTGGTGTCCAGTGCCAGCGAGACTAGCAGCGAGCCTGAGGTGTGCCCGGCGCCCAGCAACTTACTGCCCGAGGCCGTGTGCAACATGAGCGTGGGGTCCACTTCTAGTGAGAGCGACCCCGAGCTGGCTGATACCACCCCGCAGCCCACGAGCCACCAAGTTGGCCCTAGCCAGGTTCTGCCCAACCTCCCTGACCCGGCCTACAACTTCAACACCCTCCTCGCCAACGAGATCAAACTATTGACTGAGTGA